From Rhododendron vialii isolate Sample 1 chromosome 7a, ASM3025357v1:
attttttctttttcttttttttggccttCTCTATGATTCAAGTTTTCCTTGTATTTAGGGTTGGCCGCCTCGATGTACACTTTggcaattttcaataaaattttgttgccgatcaaaaaaaaaatcctattaaTTAGGATTCTAAGAATTTGTAGgggtcatttttcaaaatttatcttttttatttggattctAGGATTTTGTGGGggtcatttttcattttaaaattatatatttttaaatatttcctATTTGGCAATCGATTATTTCCTGCTAATTTTGTAGAAGAGATCATTATTTAGAAATAGGGAAATGATAGGGGCAGTTACACCTCAACCACACTCTTTTCACATATATGTGATAAGGGATTGGCAAACTCATCCAATGATTTTTGGGATTGTTTGGTAATTTGGTTGCAAAGGAAACAGATTTgaagagattaaaaaaaatcttttctaACAAATCTGTTTTGAATTTGAAACATTGCCTGAACtctgaaattaaaaaagtattCAAATAGTAAAGGATAGCAAGCAACAgatggttctttttttttctaagcaaaaaaactatattaatctttgaaaagattacaaaaattaaacagaTCACGGGCATACTAGCGAAAAAACACCACCCGAGAACCAAAATCCATAGAAGGAAAGATTCCAGCCGAAAACACCACAAAATGAGCCCAAACACCCGGaacaaaccaacaaccaaaacCTCCAAAGCAACAGATGGTTACTCTCTCGCTCAAGAAATTCACTGCCTGACAGAGGCCAAAGGGCTTGTAGCCCAATGGTATTTCACGGTCCTTCTTTGTGGGCCTTCAAGACCTGTCGTGGATATTTATGGTTTAGGGCTGCTATGAATAGCCTTTAAATTCTGTGGACTAACTTACTAATTCTCTTCTCCGCTGTATAATGATTAGAGAGCGAATACTCCTAATTAAGCAAATGTTACTTtggttgataaaaaaaaaagtcgtaGATATATGACCCGACCATAAATTACATATCATTTTTACCTTTCTTCGgcgaaattattattatttccaTTTTTTACGTTTCTCTAATTAATACTCCATTCTATTTTCCCTCATTGCGTGCATAGCACGGGTAAGTAATTTCCACATCTTCCTAAGTCAAATATTTCTTTCCAAAAAGATAGGAGAGCAATTAATAATGGCTTTGACCAAATATATTTTATCATATAATGTGGCATAATCGTCATCGTTCATTGAATGGGTCTCATTTACGTAGAGCTAATATCAAGCGTTGTAGACTGTGCCACATCAGATGGTAAATGATGAAGATCAAAGTGTGATAATAAACATACTAATCTGGATTCAGAAGACCTGGTCAAATCACCCAATCGAAAATTTATTAAACCCCTTGCATAAATAGGGAGGGTTTCGATGTTCCCTTGGtcgagtttttataaaaatcattgttgccgattaaaaaaagtATGTAAATAGGGAGGGTTTTGTTGTAAACACGATTGCGACCCTCCGTTCTTGGTTTTGATCTATCATTCGTGGTTTTTCTTATTAAGGTATGGATGAATTGAAttcccttcaattttttttccctttccatgattttttgatGGTTTGATTTAATGTATCGATTGTAGAATGGAATGGAAGTTTTTCAAAGAGCAATTACGATGAAATTAAGCCACGATGGCTTGTACCTCGTCGCAAAGGACGACCAAGAATCCGTGTGTCTAGAGCGCGAAGGCTCGTCGAAGAATGCGATTTGGGCTGTCGAATTCGTTaacggaaaggaaaataagaattACGTGCGCTTCAAAAGTTGTTATGATAGGTACCTCACGGCGTCGAACGTGTTGCTTCGCCAAGGGTCGAGCGAGAGGAAAGTGCTTCAAACCCTCCAACAAGATGAACCGTGCATTGATTGGGAGCCGATACGAGACGACTTCATCTCGTGGCGGTTCCAAACGCCGTTCGGTAGCTTTTTGCGGCGGAATTGGGGGTTACCGCCGTTGTGGAACCCTGTGACTCATGACATTCCTCGTCGAATGCGCATTCACAAGGTCTTGTGGGACGTTGAGGTGTTGGAGGCGATGCCGAAATCACTGTTCTCATATCCGTTGCCTTTGCCATTGCTGCTGAACGTGAACGGTGATTCATCGTCGCCTTTGCCATTGCCGTCGAACGTGAACGGTGACTCATCGGCGTCGTCGGACGTGAATGTTCCAGCGGATAGTTCACCACCGACCGTTGCACCTTCCAAATTTGGAAAGGATGAACAACAGGTTGCATGGCCTTTGCCTCGTCCTCCAATAAGTTTGATCGGACATAAATAGATAATATGGCGTAATGAAGATTCATGCATGTGTGCATATGGAAAGGGATTTGTACATGATGGTCAAGAACTTGTTCTATACGTAAATCACACAAAGACACTTTCATTGATATATCCACAAAACAAGATCGAAATTGTAttacataaatatataaaatttatggttgtttggtgtgttttttttttttttttttttacttttacttttgtgttttttccccCTCCCGTTAAGGTTTCTCGGCaccaaatttgtttttttttttttttgtgtggtttaccTTGCTCTTATTCTATTCTCTATTTCTTGATCAATCCAATTAATTTCTCTATTGCTTGTAAATTAGAATATCGCAACCACTTATATCACGAAATTGCTCGCGCGCAAATGGTCCAAAAAAAGTTCCATAACAAAAATCCAAGGTTGTTAATTTAATTAGGCGGCTCCACAAAATTGCTTAGGTGGTCAATTGAACACCCTAATTAATCGTTAATTAAACTAAAACCCTTGACTCGGTGAATCTACAAAGTATGTACACTATGCCACACATCAGTAGGCAGGCCGCATACACACCATACTTTAGAGAGCATGGGATATCAATATTTGTTGATGCCGTTTAATCCTTATATATTTCCATTAGTCTTTGTagcaattttaaaaattaataaaatttctttttcgtGGTTCAAAAAAATCCTTGCCCTATTTCTTGATTGGATTTGCCTAATTAATTACATAAAAATGTGTTTCTATTAGGTTAATATTATTCACTTTCCATGAAGGCAAGGTAAATCTTGGTTTATATTACAGATACTTTTGGTGTATGTTacgcttctttttttttttttttttatagttttgcAGGAGTGTAAATTGAAGGGAAAACTTCACTTATACCTCATGTGGTTTGCGCCATGTGTGAATAAACTTATTCACATTCACTTTCTTGCATCTACACCCCCGTGCTTGGTGGATTTGTGCAAACGCACCCAATTTACGAAAATAATGCAAAATCCACTAACGGAAAATTTGTaaagtcttcttcttctttaaatATAACCAATCCATTTCTTGCACCAAAACTTGGATCCAAACCGTTCGtagttctttttcctttattctattttatttattttttctcaagGGCTAGCAAAATTAGATTTTTGTGGTATTTCATAAGCACACAATTGACACATATATAGAAGCTCCAATATCTATATTGTTAATTCTTAATTGCATGAAATTGACTATgattattatatttttggtcATTTACATTGAATTACtaattttgaaggaaaagatgATCAATCTACTAAGTCGGTGTTTACGAAAAgttatttttgctgattttgatATTCTAGCTTTTCAAAATCAGTTAGGAACTTTTAGGAGTGTTTATCAAAGCTTCTAGATAACAGATTCTTGGAttctacaaatttttaaaacctaaaaaaggaatgaaaattTGAAAGTCCCAAAGCTAGATTTGGGTAGCTTCTGGCGCTTTTTGGATAAGATTTCAGGTTTTATAAAAgctgatatttatttttttgtagtaAGCAATATCAGCTTTTACTGTAACTTAATCATAATATCACAGCTATGGTAAACATGTTTATTTACTtctattaaaatctaaaatttatAATCTGCAGCAGAATCTGAAATTATAATCTAAAATCTGAATCCACTGCTATCGCAAATATGCTCTTAGAGTGATTCTatattaaccccaaaaaaactcTATATCCCCCAGTTTTGTTTCCAACACCCGTTTAAGTTTATTCACTATTCCTAAAATGTCCCATCTTCAACCTTACCCTAATCCTAATTTTGGTACATGATCAATTATATTTCGTGTTTACTCAGCCAATGAATAAGTTTCAAGAATCTACCTCTCACTTATTTCAGCAGTTGAAATATAAAATGCGTACAAGTCATGGCAGTATGGCACGTCAAGTAATTTCAAGTGGTGGGTGGAACAATGTTGGGGCCCGGGGAGGCTCCAGCCCCTGGCCCGACCCTGAGTtttataacttttattttttacacactTGAATTTAAATATTATAGATAATTAGTCATGTATAagtacttataattttaattattttggtttgatttgataaaaaaatcggttattttacattctcatttctttcataagtaaaaaataaacatgTGACTGTTGAAGTACACTAAAGAAAAAAGGCAACATAATTTGTAAGGAGTATATTTTAGCTGCATTAGGttagaatcatttcaatatattgaaaaataaaactttatGATGTGTATacatttcgttaaaaaaatactatatgTCTATTAAGCCAACCCCCCAGATTAAAGTTTTGGCTCCACCACCAAGTTTACACTAagactccgtttgtttgggcgtaaagtatttttttatttttgatagaTCAGAACATTATTTTAtcaggtaaaatattttattttatatggtgGAAAATATTTTCCGCTTAAAAAAATCATACGTCAATTTTGAAACTTTACACGTTATAATTATTGTACCTTTTACTGCCCTAAGGGTTTTCCTGACATGTGCTTGACATgttctctctcttaatttctctctccatcagATAGTGGAGGAACTATAGAATCAAAAACAACATACTACCATCTACCATGTCGGTAGTGAATATATTAATTTCAGCTCAAACAATGGAGACGAAatgtcaaacttttttttttttttgttataatcaGATATTCGGGCCAATTTATATGCAAGTCAATTAATTGTGAGAGATCGTAAATCTATCATCCACCAGCGCGGGCCTCACCCTAAAGTTGAATGTTAAaccaatataaaaaatttatcaaGCAAGAATTTTGAGTATATTGAATGAAGTAGAGAGTTGCATGTCATGCATGAATCATACTTGACCCATAGTCCTATAGGTTAAAATTCACGTCGATCGGTGACCTCAAGAGAAATATTTGGGCCCGAGCAGTTTATCCGGATCATTCAAAAGTATGTTGGACAGTTCATAtttgaaatccttttttttctctcaccctaccactctctcttttttttctctccaaatctgagcagtccaaaaccgaaatggacggcccggatgtgcTGAACGGACACTACGTGGTACCCACCTaacactaaaaaatttctcgtgATCTCACAGTCTcactatatatatgtactcatgtctattctaatatataaagggagaacaTCACTTTGATGTCTATCTCTTTGAAGTCCTGTCATGTATTTTCGCTTTCCCTAAATGccctaaaaaaaatcacaaatcaaaaaaGTTAATTGTGGAGAATAACAACCGGGCTAGACTGGAAAACTACCCTCACCAAAACTTCCTACCCCACgttcccccaaaaaaaaattaaaaatcgttataatgaaaatcacaaattgtcataatttacgGCATACTCTGTGTACCATAACTTTGTCCAAAAAACTAAAAGAAGACTGCAACAATTCAAAGACCCAATTCAAGATCTATCGCCATCATCCTCTTTTCTGTTCCACAGACAGGTATGTATGCCTTGCACTGGTACGACGTTTTTGGTATACATATTTTTCTGTGTATAGGAGTATATATCTGCATTGTtattggtttcttttctttatgtGTATAGCCTTTTGAGTACAGTTTCAACATAGGTTTAGACCCCTCACTgttaaaaaagaaggttaacAGCTTGATCATATACTAATTGGATTAACAATAAATTAACAAGAAGAAATGTGATAGTTTTAATGAAAGGTTCTTAAGGAATTGTTTATTCTCCCTTTCTTTGTTTAACAGTAAGTACTGCATTAGGAAGAATACTTGATACTCTggagtgaaaaaaatttgatcattTGGTTGTTTGTTacaggtttaaaaaaaaaaaaagaagagaccaAAAACTGAAGACGGAAGTTTACATAGTTGTAGTGAAAATTGGTAACCTTGCTATTCGATTGATAAATAGGTTTTTTCCTATATTATTTTTCGACTTGCACATGCTCATCACGTTAGTAATTTACTATATGCATGTTGACTTCATATGGGTTTGTGCGCATTGGATTCCGTTTGTGGATACCAAATTCTGGCCACTTTAATTTTATTTGGTCTTTGCGCACTTGGAGCTAAGGGTGTGACCCGACATCTTTATAACAAGAGGCCGGGACACACGCGATCCGCGTGCAAGccgaattttgtcaaaatttgtaaaaattcgatcaacaataaacatgaagaaattttattaaaatctgaCTTGCACATGCATCTCGTGTGCCCCGTCCTCTAGTATATATAATGCCAATGCCGGCCCAAAGCAATAAGGAATAAGCAAATATCACTACATAATTAAAGTTGCTCTAAACTGACCATATTCTTTgttgtttctctcttttcctgGAGCAACAATGGCTACACCTCcaccaattctctctctcctgctgGTACTAATTTCTTCCATTCTGTTTCTTCTCCGTCTGTCCAGTGGTCAATCACTCAAGAGCTGCGGCTTTGATCGGATTTATCAACTCGGGGACTCTCTATCCGATACGGGAAACTTGATACGGGAAGTTCCAATTGGAATCGCCACGCCATATGCTTCACTTCCCTATGGTGAAACTTTCTTCAAGAGAGCCACCGGTCGCTGCTCCAATGGTTTGCTCATGATTGACTATTTTGGTAGGAACCCCGAATTGCTAATTGGCTTGTCGTTGATCTTATAATCCTACTAGTATCTTaccttcttttatttctttcgcTAGAATGTACGGAGGTCCCGTAGACCCACGTTGTTGGGAGACACTAGAACAaaaatgtagttttttttttttttttttgctacggtgatatacatcagcgggggttagtgggggtgttaaagttagcacggggagaccagaagctatccatagccctggtctCCTAAAGGGCCTACCCTCTGTGGGGCTCAaacccaagaccttccacaaaTGGGAGACAATGACTGACCAATTACACTAATTGGCGGTTTTTCAAGAAATGCCACGCGTACATTGTACGCTTTTTTATGGCACATGTAAAAAATGTCATCTAAGATGTGATCATTACAAAGGATGTATATATGTTACGTACGATTGAAAGAGTTATCGGTGTTTCAAGAAACGATGGTATATATAAGCCTTCataggtttttaaaaaaaaacacgacaCTAGCCGGCATTGGAGAGCTAGAAGCGCCACTCCAACTTTTTGCGGCGTTTGTCGGCTCTTCCACGTTGTTTTTTAAATGCGgaaaacattcaattttcttgtagtggaagAGAGACAGGCTCTTCCACGTTGTTTTTTAAACAcgaaaaacattcaattttcttgtagtggaagAGAGACAAGTACGACACATGGTGGGACCACCATCGGTTGTGCACATACacagagaaaaataagtaatacAAATCAAAGGGTGAGCTCCTATGTATGTCACCAATAATGATACATACACAACTCTTTATCACAACCAGCCACAATTGCTAACTCAAgaataaggaaaataaataatgCCAACTTTTTTCTTAGGTGTTATTGATATATCACTATACTACTTCAATTTGAGATATAAATTTAACGAAGATATACAAGAAGACAGAATGGTGAAGGAaataatctttatttttttccatagtttttctttatcatgtttgttttactttttttgtatttttttttatcggcaaatgaaattgaaatttgccgataaaaaaaaatacaaaagaaggGTCAGAATTTAGGTCTCGTTAAgatatttgtttcttttttcaaccCACGTTCATGTTCTTGTCTTTACGGTAGCTGTTAGGTTTCGACTTGTCCGTTACTATTTTTACATATCAAAAGAACCTAAATCGAATATTGCAGGTGTCTATGATTTATTTCGTACCATAGAAACATCTTGTGCTTTGGTCTATCGTACTGTGTATTTATCGTTTAAATTGTGTTACGTTCCATAGCAATTTCTGCGGGGCTACCTTTTCTCAACCCTTACAAGAATATTGGCTCAGATTTTGGACATGGAGTTAACTTCGCAGTCGCTGGCGCTACTGCACTACCGGTAGAATTTCTGGCCAGCAAGCTTATTTTTCCACTGCTAACCGAGAGCTCGCTACGCGTGCAACTCGATTGGATGTCCGGGCATTTCAATTCTATTTGCTCTACCGAAAGAGGTAACTGCCGGCGTCAAATCGACGCTATTTTATGAGTGAATTTGTTTCTCCACCTCCCATCAATTTGAACTGCACGCTAATCGCAACATAATACTATATATAAGCAATGTTTCTGTTTTACATGATGTTTGTGTATGATAGATTGCGGGGAGAAGCTAAAGAAATCTCTATTCATTGTTGGAGAGATAGGCGGAAACGATTTCAATTATGCACTAGTGGAAGGAAAAAACATTGAGGAAGTCAAGAGCCTTGTGCCAGATGCCGTCAAAGCTATAACAGATGCTGTTAGAGTACGGGCGTTTTCTAGATTTTCTTCtcgtatttttcctttttcatgtGCTTCGAAACAAAAAGATTGACGCTTTGTTTGGTTCCCATCTCAGAAATATTCTCTCCAAAAATTTTGACTGTTTCATcatccgtttttttttttttggcttttagtaatttttttattaaattttctactttttggatgtatatagtatatatctattcaaaaagtcaaaaaaatagttaaaatattaaaaaattgattaaagacgaaaataaacgCAAACCTATATAGCATTTTATATCTAAAAAATGTACCCGTATTTCAAAACTGATAACCAAACAAAAGGCGTTTTCCTCACTCCCAGATGGTTTCATTTGATGCAATTTTATCAGGTAGAACTGTGATTTTAATTCCCTTACATGGGTTGCAGAGAGCCATCAGTTATGGAGCTGATAGAGTGATAGTCGCCGGAAATTGGCCGTTCGGTTGTTTTCCGATCTATCTTACTGTATTCCAGACCGGCAACCCTACGGCTTACGATAAAAATCAATGCCTGAAACAACTAAATGACCTCTCGATGTATTTCAACGACCAGTTACGAAACGCTATTCACGAGTTGAAGAAAGAGTTCCCTGATGCATCCATCGCTTATGGAGATTACTACAACGCATTCCTACAGCTTTTGAATAATGCTTCAGCTCTTGGTAAGTCTCTACCCAGCTACTAGCgatgatatcttttttttaacagaaaaaaaaaatcttcaaaaataaattacaaagattaaagaaatccaaaacACGAGACATTACAATTTACAATGGAACATGAGGAGCCCACAAAAGAGGCTCCCCAACACACCGGCAACCACATACCATTGGGACTCAAAGggaaaaaacaccaaaactgcGAATGGCAAGAAGCCAGCCAAGACTccaaaaaaagcccaaaaagaaaCACCTCTCCAAAACAATGTGGAGAGTGCCAAAGGCACATCTATTGGTTTTCCATTATGTAATTACACTAATGTTTTGGTAATTATGTCTAAGTATCATATTTTGGATAAACTTCATTAACACCCTCAgaagttttttttaatgataaaTATATACCCCCTCACATGTGAGAAATAACAATACATGAACCTGTTGTGGTTTCTATGTGCATTTTTTTGACACTCACAATTGACAATTCTCTTTCCAAGCACGTGACAGAATAAGCCAAAATTGACTTATATCTAAAATTCACCCTTTTCTAATaataaaaaggaataaaaatctATCAACTCTTActtattttgaatcaaaatcttttttaatcCATTAGAGGAGTTGTTTTGATCAAAAAGGCCGGGTAAAATTTATGAATAGTTATTTGTTTTCACTACTcgaaagaacttttttttttgttcagcttggacaaatttattatttatgGGTAAAATATATTGAGATTtgagagcatttttttttttttttgtccattctATTATTAAAAAGGGTGGATGGGTCAATATAagacattttcacataccatcCATCATGTTTTCGGttgaaccattttggttggGTGTTGttgaaataaaaattcaaaacatagGAGGTTAA
This genomic window contains:
- the LOC131334885 gene encoding uncharacterized protein LOC131334885; amino-acid sequence: MEVFQRAITMKLSHDGLYLVAKDDQESVCLEREGSSKNAIWAVEFVNGKENKNYVRFKSCYDRYLTASNVLLRQGSSERKVLQTLQQDEPCIDWEPIRDDFISWRFQTPFGSFLRRNWGLPPLWNPVTHDIPRRMRIHKVLWDVEVLEAMPKSLFSYPLPLPLLLNVNGDSSSPLPLPSNVNGDSSASSDVNVPADSSPPTVAPSKFGKDEQQVAWPLPRPPISLIGHK
- the LOC131334886 gene encoding acetylajmalan esterase-like isoform X1, which translates into the protein MATPPPILSLLLVLISSILFLLRLSSGQSLKSCGFDRIYQLGDSLSDTGNLIREVPIGIATPYASLPYGETFFKRATGRCSNGLLMIDYFAISAGLPFLNPYKNIGSDFGHGVNFAVAGATALPVEFLASKLIFPLLTESSLRVQLDWMSGHFNSICSTERDCGEKLKKSLFIVGEIGGNDFNYALVEGKNIEEVKSLVPDAVKAITDAVRRAISYGADRVIVAGNWPFGCFPIYLTVFQTGNPTAYDKNQCLKQLNDLSMYFNDQLRNAIHELKKEFPDASIAYGDYYNAFLQLLNNASALGFDVTSTRKSCCGIGGPYDFTLTLLCGFPGVPVCSQPNRYIHWDGIHLTQEAYRLMAGWLVDDILPNLGCNV
- the LOC131334886 gene encoding GDSL esterase/lipase At5g03980-like isoform X3 is translated as MATPPPILSLLLVLISSILFLLRLSSGQSLKSCGFDRIYQLGDSLSDTGNLIREVPIGIATPYASLPYGETFFKRATGRCSNGLLMIDYFDFGHGVNFAVAGATALPVEFLASKLIFPLLTESSLRVQLDWMSGHFNSICSTERDCGEKLKKSLFIVGEIGGNDFNYALVEGKNIEEVKSLVPDAVKAITDAVRRAISYGADRVIVAGNWPFGCFPIYLTVFQTGNPTAYDKNQCLKQLNDLSMYFNDQLRNAIHELKKEFPDASIAYGDYYNAFLQLLNNASALGFDVTSTRKSCCGIGGPYDFTLTLLCGFPGVPVCSQPNRYIHWDGIHLTQEAYRLMAGWLVDDILPNLGCNV
- the LOC131334886 gene encoding acetylajmalan esterase-like isoform X2 → MATPPPILSLLLVLISSILFLLRLSSGQSLKSCGFDRIYQLGDSLSDTGNLIREVPIGIATPYASLPYGETFFKRATGRCSNGLLMIDYFAISAGLPFLNPYKNIGSDFGHGVNFAVAGATALPVEFLASKLIFPLLTESSLRVQLDWMSGHFNSICSTERDCGEKLKKSLFIVGEIGGNDFNYALVEGKNIEEVKSLVPDAVKAITDARAISYGADRVIVAGNWPFGCFPIYLTVFQTGNPTAYDKNQCLKQLNDLSMYFNDQLRNAIHELKKEFPDASIAYGDYYNAFLQLLNNASALGFDVTSTRKSCCGIGGPYDFTLTLLCGFPGVPVCSQPNRYIHWDGIHLTQEAYRLMAGWLVDDILPNLGCNV